The DNA window TGGCTGTGTGTGGAACATTTTACCACATCACTACATTGGTTTATTGGGCTTCCATAAACATTGCATTCCTGGGGTAATTTCATTGGTCGCCATGGCAGTGTGCTTGGCCCTACAGTCGTGCGGTTGCCGTTGACAGTGACTCACATTGTTCTCCAGGCCCTCAATGACCTCGATGCCGTTGTGACTCAGGTAGAGTTCCTTCAGGTTGACCAGACCCTGCAGACCCTCCATCTTGGTGATGCGGTTACTCTGAAGAGAAATGAACATAACATATCTTCAGAGACCAAAATCCACTTGTCTCTCATATTGTATCATCATGAGTAGATGTGTTTCTACAGTTCAGGGCGACTAAACAGCACAAACAGAGTTGGGTCACTAAAGCAAGAAAGTAAGTGTGCATTTAACATTTATGCAGTGTTTTCAAACATTAATACATTACAGGAAGCAGTGGTGATCTGTGTCAGGGTCAATttagaaagtaaaccaaattacAATTATTCCCAATTGAAAATTGGAATACTTCCAGAATTGATCCAAACCATGGTGTGTGTGAGATATATGCACATACCTGGATGCTGAGGACTGTCAGGTTGTGAAGGCCTTCCAGATGCTGCAGCTGAGTGATCTTATTGGTGCCCAGAAACAGACTCGTCAACGAGGACAGCCTGTCCAAGTTCTCTATTAGCTGGAAACAACGAGGCATGCACACAATTTAGGTCAAGCAATCATTCCTCACCTCTTGAAAGCAACTGACTTTCTGGTGCAGAGTGGCAACCAATTGAGAGAATACTAATACCAAATCTATACCAATGCAAAGACATTATGTTCTACACATTCCAATTCTATTCCAATATATGATCTACTCATTCCAATTCTATGTGAATATGCAGTTGACTGCCTGTGACACCTGGCCTCTGTCTTACCCGGATGCGGTTGGAGCCCAGCTCCAACATCTCTAGGCCGGTGAGGTGGTCCAGGTTGGCGATGTGGCTGATCTTGTTGTGCAGCAGAAAGAGCTTCTTTAGCCCCGTCAGACACTCCAGACCCTCCACCTTCCTCAGTAGATTGAAGGACACGTCCAGCTGACTGGAGATCAGAGTCAAAACACATTCAAGTTCAATTCAACTGTACAGAAACTTTGTGCGAAATGGTGCATGAAATAACAGTTGCATCAGTCAGTGTAAATGGGGAGAGGAATACACTAATTAGAGGGTGATCATTGAGGCACTCTCTAGGTCAGCTGATAGGGAGGGAAACACTGGCGTGTGTGGCCCCGTCAGACTCACTCCAGCTCTTTGAGGGTCTGGAGGTTCTCAAGTTTGCGGATCTGGTTGTCGTAGAGATCAAGCTCCTTCAGCGTCACTAACATCTCCAGGTTTTCAATCGTCTTGATCAGGTTCTGCCTTAGAGAGAGCGTCTGGACACACAGCATTAAATCTAGTCATACTGTTTGTGCTGACAGTCTCCATCACTCCACTGTGATATCAACCATGTTTTCAATAAAATAGCCATATGATGTTTTTACAATGGGTGAGTGACAGACAATAGTCAACCTACTGACCTTAGCCTTCCTCAACACCCCCAGTCCCTCAATCTTCCCAATACGACAGTGGACAAGATCAACATCCTGAGAATAAGAGTAGTAGGTATTCGGTAGAGAACTACATTGGAATAACATTCATAATTCCATGAGGTAAACTTACGGCAacttttacatttgtcatttagcagacggttttatccagagcgacttacaggagtaattacagttaagtgccttgatcaagaTTTTTAACCTAGTTGGCTCTAGGATTTTAACCAGCAATCGTTTGGTTACTGGCAGAACACTTAACCACCTGCCGCCATTATAACACTActccccctccctcacctcttcctctGGGTCCAGAGTTATGGTATCCATTTCAACAGGAAACTCCTCTTTAACTGTGTACAAAGAGACATATCAAGGGGTGACTTAACACAGCGTCTAACTAGAGTAAAAGTACACGCTAGCTACAATAGCACGAAATGTTTTCAAACAGATTAAATCAATCTTTTCTTCAGTTTGTGTCTAAGAAGCGTGACACTATACTTGTGTACAACTATAGCTTGTGTATTGCCACCTGTGGTATGGGGCTGATTGGCGTCCACCTTCCCATTGATGCTCTTCCTCCTGGTCTCATCATCTCCAGACTCCTCTGACTCGCCCTTCCGGTCCACTGCACATAGAGAACAGATGGGAAGGCACAGCCAGGGTCAATCAGGCAGTCACTTAAATGTAGTTTGGTCATTATAAGGAAAAGTCAAACGCCCATGTAGCAGACTCAAATGATCTGACATGCTATGGGCGCCACTTTATGGGCGTCTGTCGGCAACCTACTGATACCTGATCAGTCGCATGTTCATCATTAGCAACATATTTCAACTATTACATCTTGTTTAGAACTTAGTTTCTTTTCCCGACTGCATCGACATTTTTATTTTAGATGTCGAAGAATCCGACAAGAGGGTAAAATCTCCACGTTAGCTGACTGGACAGCAAGGACCAACCAGCTAGCTAGGGTAGCTTGACAGACCAATCACCATGAAATGTTCCCACTTAGTTGAtaggctaatgttggctagctacatTAAACGAGGATGCCATTCAAACAAAATATATTAGACATGCTAATGTAGCTACATAGTTGTTTGCTTGCGCACGAAAACAAGATGTTATTGAATGACATAGCTAACAagcaaggtagctagctaatgttactacCTAGCTATCTGGCTAACAACATTGGCTAGATTAGCATGttcagggagggaggagacaaaGTAGCACACAATGAAATACCCTCgggcatatatatatatcaatttcATCACTCTCATGATAAAATATTTGAGATGCCGTATTTAAAATGTTCACTCACCTTCCATCTCTTGCGGCTCTCCAACAGACAGGGTAGCCATGTTTGTTTCCTGATAACCCTCCCTTTTTTATTGGTCATCTCCTCAGTCAATCAGGAGGCTGCCTTCTAAAGGGATGCGCCACTGGTCATAATGTACCGTTCATCTGCTTTGTG is part of the Salmo trutta chromosome 31, fSalTru1.1, whole genome shotgun sequence genome and encodes:
- the LOC115169860 gene encoding protein phosphatase 1 regulatory subunit 7 isoform X2, coding for MATLSVGEPQEMEVDRKGESEESGDDETRRKSINGKVDANQPHTTVKEEFPVEMDTITLDPEEEDVDLVHCRIGKIEGLGVLRKAKTLSLRQNLIKTIENLEMLVTLKELDLYDNQIRKLENLQTLKELDQLDVSFNLLRKVEGLECLTGLKKLFLLHNKISHIANLDHLTGLEMLELGSNRIRLIENLDRLSSLTSLFLGTNKITQLQHLEGLHNLTVLSIQSNRITKMEGLQGLVNLKELYLSHNGIEVIEGLENNMNDNQLENWSDLDELKSSKALETVYLERNPLQKDPQYRRKIMLALPTVRQIDATFIRF
- the LOC115169860 gene encoding protein phosphatase 1 regulatory subunit 7 isoform X1, with the translated sequence MATLSVGEPQEMEVDRKGESEESGDDETRRKSINGKVDANQPHTTVKEEFPVEMDTITLDPEEEDVDLVHCRIGKIEGLGVLRKAKTLSLRQNLIKTIENLEMLVTLKELDLYDNQIRKLENLQTLKELDQLDVSFNLLRKVEGLECLTGLKKLFLLHNKISHIANLDHLTGLEMLELGSNRIRLIENLDRLSSLTSLFLGTNKITQLQHLEGLHNLTVLSIQSNRITKMEGLQGLVNLKELYLSHNGIEVIEGLENNKKLTTLDIAANRVKKIENISHLTDLQEFWMNDNQLENWSDLDELKSSKALETVYLERNPLQKDPQYRRKIMLALPTVRQIDATFIRF